A genomic stretch from Enterobacter oligotrophicus includes:
- the glnE gene encoding bifunctional [glutamate--ammonia ligase]-adenylyl-L-tyrosine phosphorylase/[glutamate--ammonia-ligase] adenylyltransferase has product MPLSSQLQQQWQTVCERLPESLPASSFSEQAKSVLTFSDFVQESITANPDWLAELESSPPQADEGRHYAGWLQTALEEVTDEATLMRVLRQFRRRVMVRIAWAQALELVGEESTLQQLSELAQTLIVAARDWLYAACCKEWGTPCNENGVPQPLLILGMGKLGGCELNFSSDIDLIFAWPENGSTRGGRRELDNAQFFTRLGQRLIKALDQPTQDGFVYRVDMRLRPFGDSGPLVLSFAALEDYYQEQGRDWERYAMVKARIMGDSDDAYANELRAMLRPFVFRRYIDFSVIQSLRNMKGMIAREVRRRGLKDNIKLGAGGIREIEFIVQVFQLIRGGREPSLQSRSLLPTLAAIEQLHLLPEGDAQTLRDAYLFLRRLENLLQSINDEQTQTLPGDELNRARLAWGMRVDDWSTLTERLDAHMAGVRRIFNDLIGDDESESQDDVLSEHWRELWQDALQEDDTTPVLAHLSDDDRHRVVALIADFRLELNKRAIGPRGRQVLDHLMPHLLSDVCSRADAPVPLSRMMPLLSGIITRTTYLELLSEFPGALKHLITLCAASPMVANKLARYPLLLDELLDPNTLYQPTATDAYRDELRQYLLRVPEEDEEQQLEALRQFKQAQMLRVAAADIAGTLPVMKVSDHLTWLAEAILDAVVQQAWMQMVARYGQPKHLTDREGRGFAVVGYGKLGGWELGYSSDLDLIFLHDCPVDVMTDGEREIDGRQFYLRLAQRIMHLFSTRTSSGILYEVDARLRPSGAAGMLVTSTESFADYQKNEAWTWEHQALVRARVVYGDPQLKTQFDAIRKDVMTTVRDGSTLQTDVREMREKMRAHLGNKHRDRFDIKADEGGITDIEFITQYLVLRHAHDKPKLTRWSDNVRILELLAQNDIMDEQEALALTRAYTTLRDELHHLALQEQPGHVPLDCFVSERAQVTASWQKWLVEPCVTKQV; this is encoded by the coding sequence ATGCCGCTTTCTTCACAGTTACAGCAGCAATGGCAGACCGTTTGCGAACGTCTGCCTGAGTCATTACCGGCGTCATCGTTCAGCGAGCAGGCGAAAAGCGTGCTCACGTTCAGTGATTTTGTGCAGGAAAGTATTACCGCGAATCCGGACTGGCTGGCAGAGCTTGAAAGCTCACCGCCTCAGGCGGATGAGGGGCGGCATTATGCGGGCTGGTTGCAAACCGCGCTGGAAGAGGTCACGGATGAGGCGACGCTGATGCGCGTTTTGCGCCAGTTCCGTCGCCGGGTGATGGTACGTATCGCCTGGGCTCAGGCGCTTGAACTGGTCGGTGAAGAAAGCACGCTGCAGCAGTTGAGCGAGCTGGCACAGACGCTGATTGTCGCCGCGCGGGACTGGCTCTACGCCGCCTGCTGTAAAGAGTGGGGCACGCCGTGCAATGAAAATGGGGTTCCGCAACCGCTGTTGATTCTGGGGATGGGAAAGCTGGGCGGCTGCGAGCTGAACTTCTCCTCCGATATCGACCTGATTTTTGCCTGGCCTGAGAACGGCTCCACGCGCGGTGGTCGTCGCGAGCTGGATAACGCGCAGTTCTTTACCCGTCTCGGCCAGCGTCTGATTAAAGCGCTGGATCAACCGACGCAGGATGGTTTCGTCTACCGCGTGGACATGCGTCTGCGTCCGTTTGGCGACAGCGGCCCGCTGGTGCTGAGCTTTGCGGCGCTGGAAGATTATTACCAGGAGCAGGGGCGCGACTGGGAGCGTTACGCGATGGTCAAAGCGCGGATCATGGGCGACAGCGATGATGCTTACGCCAACGAGCTGCGCGCGATGCTGCGCCCGTTCGTGTTCCGCCGCTACATCGATTTCAGCGTGATTCAGTCCCTGCGCAACATGAAGGGGATGATCGCCCGTGAGGTCCGTCGGCGTGGTCTGAAAGACAACATCAAGCTCGGCGCGGGCGGCATCCGCGAAATCGAATTTATCGTCCAGGTCTTTCAACTGATCCGCGGCGGCCGCGAGCCGTCGCTGCAGTCCCGCTCGCTGCTGCCAACGCTGGCCGCCATTGAGCAGCTCCACCTGCTGCCGGAAGGCGATGCGCAAACGCTGCGGGACGCCTACCTGTTCCTGCGTCGTCTGGAAAACCTGCTGCAAAGTATTAATGACGAGCAGACCCAGACTCTGCCAGGCGATGAGCTAAACCGGGCGCGTCTGGCCTGGGGGATGCGCGTGGACGACTGGTCAACGTTGACCGAACGGCTGGATGCCCATATGGCGGGCGTGCGCCGCATCTTTAACGATCTGATTGGCGACGACGAAAGCGAATCGCAGGACGATGTGCTTTCTGAACACTGGCGCGAGCTGTGGCAGGATGCGCTTCAGGAAGATGACACCACGCCGGTGCTGGCGCATTTAAGTGACGACGATCGTCACCGCGTGGTGGCGCTGATCGCCGATTTCCGTCTTGAACTGAACAAACGCGCCATTGGCCCACGCGGTCGCCAGGTGCTGGATCACCTGATGCCACACCTGTTGAGCGATGTCTGCTCGCGCGCGGATGCGCCGGTGCCACTGTCGCGCATGATGCCGCTGCTGAGCGGGATCATTACCCGAACCACCTACCTTGAACTGCTGAGTGAGTTCCCCGGCGCGCTCAAGCACCTGATCACGCTCTGCGCCGCTTCGCCGATGGTAGCCAACAAGCTGGCGCGTTACCCGCTGCTGCTGGACGAACTGCTTGATCCCAATACGCTCTATCAGCCAACGGCGACGGATGCCTACCGCGACGAGTTGCGTCAGTATCTGCTGCGCGTGCCGGAAGAAGATGAAGAGCAACAGCTTGAAGCGCTGCGTCAGTTTAAGCAGGCGCAGATGCTGCGCGTGGCGGCGGCGGATATCGCCGGTACGCTGCCAGTGATGAAAGTGAGCGATCACTTAACCTGGCTGGCGGAAGCGATCCTCGACGCCGTGGTGCAGCAGGCATGGATGCAGATGGTGGCGCGTTACGGCCAGCCGAAACACCTTACCGATCGTGAAGGGCGCGGTTTTGCGGTTGTGGGTTACGGCAAGCTCGGTGGCTGGGAGTTGGGGTATAGCTCCGATCTGGATCTTATTTTCCTTCATGATTGCCCGGTGGATGTGATGACCGACGGCGAGCGTGAAATCGACGGACGCCAGTTCTACCTGCGGCTGGCGCAGCGCATCATGCACCTGTTCAGTACCCGTACCTCGTCGGGTATTTTGTACGAAGTGGATGCGCGTCTGCGTCCGTCCGGCGCGGCGGGCATGCTGGTGACCTCAACGGAATCTTTTGCTGATTATCAGAAAAATGAAGCCTGGACGTGGGAGCACCAGGCGCTGGTGCGTGCCCGCGTGGTGTATGGCGATCCGCAGCTTAAAACGCAGTTCGATGCCATTCGTAAGGATGTCATGACCACCGTGCGTGATGGCAGCACGTTACAAACCGACGTGCGAGAAATGCGGGAAAAAATGCGCGCGCATTTAGGCAATAAACATCGCGATCGCTTTGATATCAAAGCTGATGAAGGCGGGATTACCGATATTGAGTTTATTACCCAATACCTGGTGCTGCGCCACGCGCACGATAAGCCTAAGCTGACGCGCTGGTCTGATAATGTGCGCATTCTGGAACTGCTGGCGCAAAACGACATTATGGATGAGCAGGAAGCGCTGGCCTTAACGCGCGCCTACACGACGCTGCGCGATGAACTGCATCACCTCGCCCTGCAGGAGCAGCCGGGCCACGTGCCGCTGGACTGTTTTGTCAGTGAACGCGCACAGGTGACGGCAAGCTGGCAGAAGTGGCTGGTGGAACCGTGCGTAACAAAACAAGTGTGA
- a CDS encoding inorganic triphosphatase, producing the protein MAQEIELKFIVEKDSVDALRQHLHTLSSEHHEPVQLLNIYYETPDNWLRRHDRGLRIRGASGRYEMTMKIAGRVVGGLHQRPEYNIDISKPELELDRFPADVWPEGKLPETLSAEVQPLFSTDFWREKWLVTEGKSRIEIALDLGDVKAGEYQEPICELELELLEGEANDVLKLARKLVNQSGLRQGSLSKAARGYHLAAGNTPRVLKETTILHVAPKATIEQGMEAALELALSQWQYHEELWARNVKNAKTHVLAAIGLVRHTLALFGGIVPRKASAHLRDLLTQTETLMLSDVSAQTAIYSPQTATAKLALTEFLVTRGWRTFLDAKAQTKIADNFKRFADIHLSRHAAELRTTFAHPLGDQYSDQLPRLARNIDSMLLLSGAYDEVKAQAWLENWQGLKHAIETRQHIEIEHFRNEAISQEPFWLHSGKR; encoded by the coding sequence ATGGCTCAAGAAATCGAATTAAAATTTATCGTCGAAAAAGACAGCGTTGACGCACTCCGTCAGCATCTGCACACGCTTTCCAGCGAGCACCATGAACCGGTACAGCTTCTCAACATCTATTACGAAACGCCAGACAACTGGCTGCGCCGTCACGACAGGGGGCTGCGCATCCGGGGGGCCAGCGGGCGTTACGAGATGACGATGAAAATCGCCGGCCGCGTGGTCGGTGGTTTGCACCAGCGTCCGGAATATAATATCGACATCAGTAAGCCAGAACTTGAGCTGGACCGTTTCCCGGCAGACGTCTGGCCTGAGGGTAAGCTGCCGGAAACCTTGTCTGCAGAGGTGCAGCCGCTGTTCAGCACCGATTTCTGGCGTGAGAAATGGCTGGTGACAGAAGGGAAAAGCCGTATTGAAATTGCGCTCGACCTGGGCGATGTGAAAGCGGGTGAATACCAGGAGCCGATTTGTGAGCTGGAGCTTGAGCTGCTGGAAGGCGAGGCAAATGACGTGCTGAAGCTGGCTCGCAAGCTGGTGAATCAGTCTGGTTTGCGCCAGGGCAGCCTGAGCAAGGCGGCGCGCGGGTATCACCTGGCCGCTGGAAATACGCCACGTGTGCTGAAAGAGACGACGATCTTGCACGTTGCACCGAAAGCCACCATCGAGCAGGGTATGGAAGCCGCGCTGGAGCTGGCGCTCTCTCAGTGGCAATACCATGAAGAGCTGTGGGCGCGTAACGTAAAAAATGCGAAAACCCACGTGCTGGCGGCGATTGGCCTGGTGCGCCATACCCTGGCGCTGTTCGGCGGTATCGTTCCTCGCAAAGCAAGCGCTCACTTACGTGATCTGCTGACGCAGACCGAGACGCTGATGCTCTCTGATGTATCGGCTCAGACGGCAATCTACAGCCCGCAAACCGCCACGGCAAAACTGGCCTTGACCGAGTTTCTGGTAACGCGCGGCTGGCGCACGTTCCTGGATGCGAAAGCGCAGACCAAAATTGCGGATAACTTCAAACGTTTCGCCGACATCCATCTTTCACGCCATGCGGCGGAGCTGAGAACGACCTTTGCCCATCCGCTGGGCGATCAGTATAGCGACCAGCTTCCCCGTCTTGCTCGCAATATCGACAGCATGCTGCTGTTGTCCGGTGCGTATGATGAAGTCAAAGCGCAGGCCTGGCTGGAGAACTGGCAGGGGCTGAAACATGCCATCGAAACCCGTCAGCATATTGAGATTGAGCATTTCCGTAATGAGGCCATTTCGCAGGAGCCGTTCTGGCTGCACAGCGGAAAACGTTAA
- a CDS encoding TIGR04211 family SH3 domain-containing protein: protein MLKLRLIGLTLLAFSAATAVHAEEKRYVSDELNTWVRSGPGDNYRLVGTVNAGEEVTLLQTNADTNYGQVRDSTGRTSWIPLKELSNVPSLRTRVPDLENQVKTLTDKLNNIDGTWNQRTAEMQQKVAQSDSVISGLKDENQKLKNELIVAQKKVNAANLQLDDKQRTIIMQWFMYGGGVLGVGLVLGLVLPHLIPSRKRKDRWMN from the coding sequence ATGCTTAAATTACGCCTGATTGGACTTACTTTACTCGCTTTTAGCGCCGCAACCGCGGTCCACGCTGAAGAGAAACGTTACGTTTCTGACGAACTGAACACCTGGGTACGCAGCGGTCCCGGAGATAATTATCGCCTCGTGGGTACGGTTAATGCCGGCGAGGAAGTCACGCTGTTACAGACCAATGCAGACACCAACTATGGCCAGGTTCGCGACAGCACCGGCCGCACCTCCTGGATACCCCTGAAAGAGCTGAGCAACGTGCCCAGCCTGCGCACCCGCGTGCCGGATCTGGAAAACCAGGTCAAAACCCTGACCGACAAGCTGAACAATATTGACGGTACATGGAATCAGCGCACTGCAGAAATGCAGCAGAAAGTGGCGCAGAGCGACAGCGTGATCAGTGGTCTGAAGGACGAAAACCAGAAGCTGAAAAACGAGCTGATTGTCGCGCAGAAGAAAGTGAATGCCGCTAACCTGCAGCTTGATGACAAGCAGCGCACCATCATCATGCAGTGGTTTATGTATGGCGGCGGCGTGCTGGGCGTAGGCCTGGTGCTGGGTCTGGTGCTTCCTCACCTCATTCCAAGCCGCAAGCGTAAAGACCGCTGGATGAACTAA
- a CDS encoding multifunctional CCA addition/repair protein produces MKSYLVGGAVRDALLGLPVKDKDWVVVGATPEAMLDAGYQQVGRDFPVFLHPKSREEYALARTERKSGSGYTGFTCYAAPDVTLEQDLLRRDLTINALAQDEDGQIIDAYGGQDDLRNRLLRHVSPAFSEDPLRVLRVARFAARYAHLSFRIADETMALMTAMTEAGELAHLTPERVWKETENALTTRNPQVYFQVLRDCGALKVLFPEVDKLFGVPAPAKWHPEIDTGIHTLMTLSMAAMLSPDVDVRFATLCHDLGKGLTPKEFWPRHHGHGPAGVKLVEGLCQRLRVPNEIRDLAKLVAEFHDLIHTFPILKPATIVKLFDNIDAWRKPQRVEQIALTSEADVRGRTGFEASDYPQGRLLREAWKVAKAVPTKDVVDAGFKGPEIREELTKRRIDAVAAWKEQRCPQPKD; encoded by the coding sequence GTGAAGAGTTATCTGGTCGGTGGTGCGGTACGTGATGCGTTGTTAGGTCTGCCGGTCAAAGATAAGGACTGGGTTGTGGTGGGTGCCACGCCCGAAGCGATGCTTGACGCGGGCTACCAGCAGGTAGGCCGCGATTTTCCTGTGTTTCTTCACCCGAAAAGCCGTGAAGAGTACGCCCTGGCGCGCACCGAACGAAAATCCGGTTCAGGTTATACCGGCTTTACCTGCTATGCCGCGCCAGACGTGACGCTGGAGCAAGATCTCCTGCGCCGCGATCTCACCATTAACGCGCTGGCGCAAGACGAAGACGGCCAGATTATCGACGCCTACGGTGGCCAGGACGATCTGCGCAACCGTCTTTTACGTCACGTCTCGCCTGCTTTTTCTGAAGATCCGCTCCGCGTGCTGCGCGTGGCGCGTTTCGCTGCCCGTTACGCACACCTTAGCTTCCGCATTGCCGATGAGACGATGGCGCTGATGACGGCGATGACCGAAGCGGGTGAACTGGCGCACCTGACGCCAGAACGCGTCTGGAAAGAGACGGAAAACGCGCTTACCACACGCAATCCGCAGGTCTATTTCCAGGTATTGCGCGACTGCGGTGCGCTGAAGGTGCTGTTCCCGGAAGTGGATAAACTGTTTGGCGTTCCGGCTCCGGCGAAATGGCACCCGGAAATTGACACCGGTATTCATACCCTGATGACGCTGAGCATGGCCGCCATGCTCAGCCCGGACGTGGACGTGCGTTTTGCGACCCTCTGCCACGATCTCGGTAAGGGATTAACCCCGAAAGAATTCTGGCCCCGCCATCACGGGCACGGTCCGGCAGGCGTGAAGCTGGTCGAAGGGCTTTGCCAGCGTCTGCGCGTACCGAACGAGATCCGTGACCTGGCAAAACTGGTGGCGGAATTCCACGACCTGATCCATACCTTCCCGATCCTGAAACCGGCCACCATCGTGAAGCTGTTCGATAACATCGACGCCTGGCGCAAGCCTCAGCGCGTAGAGCAGATTGCGCTGACCAGCGAGGCGGACGTGCGCGGACGCACCGGATTTGAAGCCAGTGATTACCCGCAGGGACGTTTGCTGCGCGAAGCGTGGAAAGTGGCAAAAGCGGTGCCAACGAAAGACGTGGTCGACGCTGGATTTAAAGGGCCGGAGATTCGGGAAGAGCTGACGAAACGGCGGATTGATGCGGTAGCGGCGTGGAAGGAACAGCGTTGCCCTCAGCCGAAAGACTGA
- the bacA gene encoding undecaprenyl-diphosphate phosphatase: MSDMHSLLVAAILGVVEGLTEFLPVSSTGHMIIVGHLLGFEGDTAKTFEVVIQLGSILAVVVMFWRRLFGLIGIHFGRLPQREGESKGRLTLIHILLGMIPAVVLGLIFHDTIKSLFNPINVMYALVVGGFLLIAAEMLKPKTPRAEGLDDMTYRQAFMIGCFQCLALWPGFSRSGATISGGMLMGVSRYAASEFSFLLAVPMMMGATALDLYKSIGFLTVGDIPMFAVGFVTAFIVALIAIKTFLQLIKRISFIPFAIYRFIVAAAVYVVFF; this comes from the coding sequence ATGAGCGATATGCACTCGCTGCTGGTGGCGGCAATACTGGGTGTGGTCGAAGGATTGACGGAGTTTTTGCCGGTTTCCAGTACGGGCCATATGATTATTGTTGGCCATCTGTTGGGGTTTGAGGGCGACACGGCAAAAACATTCGAAGTGGTGATTCAGTTGGGTTCTATTCTGGCCGTCGTGGTGATGTTCTGGCGTCGTCTGTTTGGTCTGATTGGCATTCACTTTGGTCGTCTGCCGCAGCGCGAAGGGGAAAGCAAAGGCCGTCTGACGCTTATCCATATTCTGCTTGGGATGATCCCGGCGGTAGTGCTGGGGCTGATTTTCCATGACACCATCAAATCGCTGTTTAACCCAATCAACGTGATGTACGCGCTGGTGGTCGGTGGCTTCCTGCTGATCGCTGCGGAAATGCTGAAGCCGAAAACGCCGCGTGCGGAAGGTCTGGACGATATGACGTATCGCCAGGCGTTTATGATTGGCTGCTTCCAGTGTCTGGCTCTGTGGCCGGGCTTCTCGCGCTCAGGGGCAACAATCTCTGGCGGGATGCTGATGGGCGTGAGCCGTTATGCGGCCTCGGAGTTTTCGTTCCTGCTGGCGGTGCCGATGATGATGGGGGCCACCGCGCTGGATCTCTACAAAAGCATTGGCTTCCTGACCGTGGGCGATATCCCGATGTTCGCCGTGGGCTTTGTCACCGCCTTTATCGTGGCGCTGATTGCGATTAAAACCTTCCTGCAGTTGATTAAGCGTATCTCGTTTATTCCGTTCGCGATCTACCGCTTTATTGTGGCGGCAGCCGTCTACGTGGTCTTCTTCTGA
- the folB gene encoding bifunctional dihydroneopterin aldolase/7,8-dihydroneopterin epimerase, which yields MDIVFIEQLSVITTIGVYDWEQTIEQKLVFDIEMGWDNRKSAKSDDVNDCLSYADISETVIGHVEGQRFALVERVAEEVAELLLSKFNSPWVRIKLSKPGAVARAANVGVIIERGKNLKAKI from the coding sequence ATGGATATTGTATTTATAGAGCAACTTTCGGTAATCACCACTATCGGTGTTTACGACTGGGAACAGACCATCGAGCAAAAGCTGGTGTTCGATATCGAAATGGGCTGGGATAACCGTAAGTCCGCAAAAAGCGATGACGTGAATGACTGTCTGAGCTATGCCGATATCAGTGAAACGGTCATCGGCCACGTAGAAGGGCAACGTTTTGCGCTGGTGGAGCGTGTGGCAGAAGAAGTGGCTGAACTGCTGCTGAGCAAGTTCAACTCACCGTGGGTGCGCATCAAGCTGAGCAAGCCGGGGGCGGTGGCGCGCGCGGCCAATGTGGGTGTGATTATTGAGCGTGGCAAAAATCTGAAAGCAAAGATTTAA
- the plsY gene encoding glycerol-3-phosphate 1-O-acyltransferase PlsY — MSAIAPGMILLAYLCGSISSAILVCRIAGLPDPRESGSGNPGATNVLRIGGKGAAVAVLIFDVLKGMLPVWGAYALGVTPFWLGLIAIAACVGHIWPVFFGFKGGKGVATAFGAIAPIGWDLTGVMAGTWLLTILLSGYSSLGAIVSALIAPFYVWWFKPQFTFPVSMLSCLILLRHHDNIQRLWRRQETRIWTKLKRKKKDAK; from the coding sequence ATGAGTGCAATCGCGCCTGGAATGATCCTCCTTGCCTACCTTTGCGGCTCAATCTCCAGCGCCATTCTGGTCTGCCGCATCGCCGGATTGCCTGACCCACGCGAAAGTGGCTCCGGGAACCCAGGGGCGACCAATGTACTACGAATTGGCGGCAAGGGAGCAGCCGTAGCGGTTTTGATTTTTGATGTTCTGAAAGGGATGCTTCCCGTCTGGGGCGCGTATGCACTGGGCGTCACGCCATTCTGGCTGGGGCTGATTGCTATCGCGGCCTGCGTCGGTCATATCTGGCCGGTATTCTTCGGTTTTAAAGGTGGTAAAGGCGTGGCCACCGCCTTTGGTGCCATAGCGCCTATCGGCTGGGACCTCACCGGCGTGATGGCCGGGACCTGGCTGCTGACGATTCTTCTGAGTGGCTACTCGTCGCTGGGTGCGATTGTCAGCGCGCTGATCGCGCCGTTCTACGTGTGGTGGTTCAAACCCCAGTTCACTTTCCCGGTGTCGATGCTCTCCTGCCTGATCCTGCTGCGTCATCACGACAACATCCAGCGCTTGTGGCGTCGCCAGGAAACCAGGATCTGGACAAAACTCAAGCGAAAGAAGAAAGACGCTAAATAA
- a CDS encoding MFS transporter, with translation MAEITDTTPLSTAGNTPDGDIKWVRSASDVSRLVNDGSQGRANARIVVGIALGGIFLDAYDLGALAFGIKDITREFNLTPAGTGMVASAITFGAIVGALLGGYLTDKIGRYRVFMADMVFFVVAAIACALAPNEYVLAGARFVMGLGVGIDLPVAMAFLSEFARLKGPGNKASSVAMWCPTWYAAISISYLLVLFFYAVLPESHSDWLWRLILGFGAVPALVIIAIRSRYMSESPVWAANQGNLKEAASILRQSYNINAHVPQDALSQPAPVVNKAKWSNYLNLFRGIYLRRTTLATLLSVVSSFAYNAVAFGLPVIISSFFVQSMLTTILISLALNLLFAFVGGLLAVRYVPRFGAWRMSLAGYACQLVALLGLALIGRPEGSTEGVLAVAMLALFLFGQGFGPGAHTMTFASLSYPTSLRGVGVGLNQTLMRSSSTLSLFLFPLLVASLDTAVFWVIALAPFIGLASLLAIRWEPSGYDVDAEDYR, from the coding sequence ATGGCAGAAATCACAGACACTACTCCCCTTTCAACGGCAGGAAATACCCCGGATGGCGACATCAAGTGGGTACGCAGCGCATCGGATGTCTCACGTCTCGTTAATGACGGTTCTCAGGGTCGGGCCAATGCCCGTATCGTGGTCGGTATCGCATTAGGCGGTATTTTCCTTGATGCATACGACCTCGGCGCGCTGGCCTTCGGCATCAAAGACATTACCCGCGAATTTAACCTGACACCGGCAGGTACCGGCATGGTGGCCTCGGCGATTACGTTTGGTGCCATTGTCGGGGCGCTGCTGGGCGGCTATCTCACCGACAAAATCGGGCGCTACCGCGTCTTTATGGCTGACATGGTGTTCTTCGTCGTAGCGGCCATCGCCTGTGCGCTGGCTCCGAATGAATATGTCCTGGCGGGCGCGCGTTTTGTGATGGGCCTCGGTGTAGGGATCGACCTTCCCGTGGCAATGGCGTTTCTGAGCGAATTCGCCAGGCTGAAAGGCCCAGGCAACAAAGCCTCAAGCGTCGCAATGTGGTGCCCCACCTGGTATGCGGCAATCAGTATCTCTTATCTGCTGGTGCTCTTCTTCTATGCCGTGCTCCCCGAAAGCCACAGCGACTGGCTCTGGCGCTTGATCCTCGGTTTCGGTGCGGTACCGGCGCTGGTGATTATCGCCATCCGTAGCCGCTACATGAGTGAGTCCCCGGTCTGGGCGGCGAATCAGGGGAACCTGAAAGAGGCAGCGTCCATCTTGCGGCAGTCATATAACATCAACGCCCACGTGCCGCAGGATGCGCTCAGCCAGCCAGCACCTGTCGTCAACAAGGCAAAATGGTCAAACTACCTGAATCTGTTCCGCGGCATCTATTTACGGCGCACGACGCTGGCTACCTTGCTGTCGGTTGTCTCCTCATTCGCCTATAACGCCGTTGCCTTTGGTCTGCCGGTGATCATCTCCAGCTTTTTTGTGCAGTCGATGCTGACCACCATTCTGATCTCGCTGGCGCTTAACCTGCTGTTTGCGTTTGTCGGTGGCCTGCTGGCGGTGCGCTATGTTCCGCGCTTCGGTGCGTGGCGGATGTCGCTTGCGGGTTATGCCTGCCAGCTTGTTGCCCTGCTCGGGCTGGCGCTCATTGGCCGCCCGGAAGGATCAACCGAAGGCGTTCTCGCCGTCGCGATGCTGGCGCTGTTCCTGTTTGGTCAGGGCTTTGGGCCGGGGGCGCACACCATGACGTTTGCCTCTCTGAGCTACCCGACCTCGCTACGCGGCGTGGGCGTCGGCTTAAACCAGACGCTGATGCGCAGCAGTTCAACGCTCTCACTGTTCCTGTTCCCGCTGCTGGTCGCCTCGCTGGATACCGCCGTGTTCTGGGTGATCGCCCTGGCACCGTTTATCGGCCTGGCGTCACTGCTGGCGATCCGCTGGGAGCCGTCCGGCTATGACGTGGATGCGGAGGATTATCGCTAG
- a CDS encoding urease accessory protein UreD, with amino-acid sequence MLAAQVTDNTYKGWQASLALQFCHTPEKTLLHSAHHVGPLTVQRPFYPEGETCHLYLLHPPGGIVGGDTLDISVRLDGKSHALVTMPGASKFYRSSGPLACLTQHFYLDEDATLEWLPQDTIIFPGANAALRSVFHLRASSTLLAWELYCLGRPVINETFSHGTLESRLEVWLEDEPLLIERQHLSGGDLTSVAGHPWVGTLLFYPATENHLDTVREWLTPLDKFSGATLTDGLLSVRFLSHDNLICQRVMRDIWQSLRPLLTTKTACSPRIWQT; translated from the coding sequence ATGTTAGCAGCTCAGGTCACTGATAATACGTATAAAGGCTGGCAGGCCTCGCTTGCCCTGCAGTTTTGTCACACCCCTGAGAAAACCCTCCTGCACTCTGCTCACCACGTCGGGCCTCTTACCGTCCAGCGTCCGTTTTATCCCGAAGGCGAAACCTGCCACCTCTATCTGCTGCACCCACCAGGCGGGATTGTCGGCGGCGATACGCTGGATATTTCTGTTCGGCTGGATGGCAAAAGCCACGCGCTTGTCACCATGCCCGGTGCCAGTAAGTTCTATCGCAGCAGCGGCCCGCTGGCTTGTCTGACCCAGCATTTTTACCTCGACGAAGATGCCACGCTGGAGTGGCTGCCGCAGGACACCATTATCTTTCCCGGCGCGAATGCCGCGCTGCGTTCCGTCTTTCACCTGCGCGCCTCCAGCACATTGCTGGCGTGGGAGCTTTACTGCCTCGGTCGCCCGGTGATTAACGAAACTTTCAGTCACGGCACGCTTGAGAGCCGCCTTGAAGTCTGGCTTGAGGATGAACCCTTACTGATTGAGCGCCAGCATCTCAGCGGTGGCGATCTGACGTCCGTCGCCGGGCACCCGTGGGTCGGCACGCTGTTGTTCTATCCGGCGACGGAAAACCATCTTGACACAGTGCGAGAGTGGCTCACTCCGCTGGACAAATTTTCCGGCGCTACCCTCACCGACGGCCTGCTGTCGGTGCGATTTCTCTCCCACGACAACCTGATTTGCCAGCGGGTGATGCGCGATATCTGGCAGTCGCTTCGCCCGCTTTTAACCACCAAAACCGCCTGTTCACCGCGTATCTGGCAGACATAA
- a CDS encoding urease subunit gamma, with product MELTPREKDKLLLFTAALVAERRLARGVKLNYPESVALISAFIMEGARDGETVASLMEAGRHVLTRDQVMEGVPEMIPDIQVEATFPDGSKLVTVHNPIV from the coding sequence ATGGAACTGACCCCCAGAGAAAAAGACAAGCTGTTGCTGTTTACCGCCGCGCTGGTTGCCGAACGTCGACTCGCGCGCGGGGTAAAACTCAATTACCCGGAATCGGTCGCGTTGATCAGCGCCTTTATTATGGAAGGCGCGCGCGATGGCGAAACTGTCGCGTCGTTAATGGAGGCAGGTCGTCATGTCCTGACGCGCGATCAGGTGATGGAGGGCGTGCCGGAGATGATCCCGGATATCCAGGTAGAAGCCACCTTCCCGGACGGATCAAAGCTCGTCACCGTTCACAACCCGATCGTGTAA